The DNA region agagaggaggaaggagaagagacagaagCCCAGGGACATGATGCGCCCAGGGGTGGCACTCAGGCAGGCTCCTCCCTGGCTTCAGCATCCTGCTTTATCGGGCCCTGGGGCTGGAGCCGCTTCAAAGGCTGGGAGGGGTGGGACACCGGTCTCCGCTGGCTCCCCTCGGCCCTCCCCTCTCTGAGTTACTCTGCACATGGGGTCAGCTGACAACTCTGAGCACTGGGTGAGGGGCAGGTGGGAGTCAGTGGAGGGCCCTGGGAAGGTGGGGCTCCCAtagaaggcaggggaggggaagaggcaggTGTTACCAGACAGCATGGGGCTGGTGGGGACCTTGGTGAGACACTGTCCTGGAAGTCTGCGAGGGGCAGGCAAACTCATATGCAatgggctggggagaggagaggctgaGACCTAGGTACAGTTGGGCTGAGTTACTACTACCAAGCAGTAAAGAcagctgtgtgtgcgtgtgggtggatgtccctagcagtccagtagggttaggactcagcgctttcaatGCTGGAGccctcgggttcaatccctcgtcgggggaactaagatcctacaagctgcacaGTGAGGCcccaaacagaacaaaacaactatgggggagggagggtggtggCAGCGGGTGAACCTGATGAAAGCTTTAGATTGAGCTGTGAGATGGGAGATCCAGGTGTGCTGCTGTGGCCACCATGTGACCCAGGCTCTTAACCCCCTCAGGTGAATTCAAGAACGCTGACAGGTGCTGCTGGAAACACAAGTGTGCCGGGCACATCGTCCACCCCTTCTCCTCTGACTGTGTCCACCACGACGTGCACCTGCACTCTCTCAGCCACTGTGACTGTGACTCGAGGTAAGGCCCCCCTCCTCGGGAGACCCACAGCCCAGGAGAGACTCCTGGGCAGACCCAGGTCTAAAACATCCATTGTGGCTCCCCGCATCAGCTCTGCCCTCCCGGCCCCAGCTTTGTAAGCCTGGCTCTGCTCCAGGGGCCGTGGGGCGGTCTTCCGGCAGCCTGGGCTGAGCACAGTGGAAGCCCGCTGTCCCTTAGGCTTCTTGCTCTGGGCCCCTGGGGAATCATGGAGGCATGGGAGCTGGGCTGAGTCCCCTGTGTGGCAGGCTGAAGGACTGCTCAGAGAAGACAAATAGCAGCTCTGGAGATGTGGGCCCAACCTGCTCCCGAGAAGTGGACTCAACCTGTTTCGACATCATCCAGTCCCCATGCTTTGAGCTCATCCCAGAGGAAGAGTGTGTGGAGCGGTTCTGGTACGGCTGGTGAGTTCTGGCAGATGGAAAGGGGTCACTGGCCCCCACATCCTGTCAGTCAtctttccctgccctcctccctcgcAGGTGCAAGAGCTACAGGCCTGTCTCCGTGGCAGTGATCCACCATCCCATCCACCATGAGTGTGGCACAGATGACCTAAaccaagaggaagaggaggaggaagaggaggagagcaAGCCTCCCATCCCGACCCAGGtggttcccacccccacccccaccgacaCAGGCATGAGCATGATCACTGGTGCCCCTGACTCAGCAGCTCCCATCACCATCTGGCGTTCCGAAAGccccactgggaagtcccagggcaACAGGGTGAtcaagaagataaagaaaaaaaaagagaaagacaaggaggaggagacagacgaaaaggaaaaggcaaaggtaaagaaaaaagtcaagaagGGCAAGTTGACGAAGAAGAAAAGCCCAGTTAAATCAGAATCACCTCCGGACTTAAGCCGATCGTTAAGCCCAAGAGAGCTGGCCAGGATGTCAGAGTCCAGCCCAGACAGCCGGCAAGATCTGGAGAGTGAGGACAGTTACAATGACCCTGGGCGGGAGGAACCCTCCAGCGAGGATATTGTGGAGTCTTCATCacccaggaagagagagaagaacgGGGTCCAGGTCAAGAAGCCCGGCTTGAAGACCTCACCAGTCAAGAAGGTCAACAAGAGGAGATCTCCCCCAGCATCAAACCCCAATCTCAGTTGAGGCGACCAGGGTGAAGAATAAATACGATCAAGCCTGTAGCTGACCCcctgcttctctctccctccaaccTGGCTACTtgtgggggcaggaggtgggctCTGGGCATGGCTGGAGCCAATGTGCTAAGGGGCTGCGGGGTTTCTGAAGGGCGGTCCGTCTTTCAAGAGAAGTCCAGAGAAGGTAGGTgggtgggcagggaaggggcaGACTCTGTTTCTCTGTAACATCCTAGGTCCAGGCACAACTAGGTGGGAAGGCGACTTCCTGTCGACCAGGAGACAGGTCTGTGAAATCCACCTGGTGATGGGCAGTACTGTGTGCAGTGATACCCCTAATAAATTGAACCTTTTAACCCACTCTGTGCCACCGTGCCTGGCCTTTCCCTACCCTTAAGTGGCCCTGGGAAGGTGCTGGTGGCATCGAAGGGAACACGATCTTCCCAACTGGTTGGCCCTGCTCCGGCTCAGCCCTTCTAAACTGTCCCCACCCCcccttctttaaaaaagatttatatttatttttttggctgcactggctctttggtgctgtgcttgggcttctctggttgtggagcatgggctcagtgggatcttcccggaccggggatcgaacccgtgtcccctgcattggcaggcatcaGGCAAGTCCCTCTTCTAGAAACCTTTTGTGCTGAAGGGAAAGGAACTGAATTCCTGTCAGAAGGCAagcccctccccccaactcctgCCAAGAAACAGCCAAAGGGATCTTGAATGAAGATGTCAGGTGGGAAGCCCACCAAGTATGGGCAGCAGTGGCCTTTTCTGCTGAGCCTCAGTCACAGAAAAGGGAGGGGAAAGCCTTGCTTTCCCAGGGCTGTGAGACAAAACGTGAAGGAACACAGGAAGATCAATGCAGAACTAGAGGCAGCGGGCTAGACGAAGGGACCCTCGCCAGGGCTGTGTGGGCAGGACCGGGTGAGTGTAGGGCCTGTCCTGCGGTGACTCATGTAGAGGTCAGATCCCAAGGCCCAGTCAGCTAAAAGTGGGGAAAGGCGCAGGGCTCAAGTGGAGAAACCCAGATTGACTCGTGGCCATTCCCCAGCATGGCAGAGAAGACCAGGAGGTAGTGGACGGGTTGGCCGTTGTATGAGCAGCAACAGCTGTGCAAACATTTGCTGAGGTGTGATGAGGTCCCAGCCCCCGGACTGACCCGTCACACCTCTTCTCTCAGTCATCACAGCTGCCCTGCTGAGGCGGGTATCCTCCTCTCTGTTACGGATAAGATAGCTTGCTCAAGGTTACCGCGCTGTGACCCTAGGCGGTCTGAGGCAGAAGCCACAGCTCCTTTGTGAGAAGCTGCCTCTCTGAAGGCCTGGGGTCAGGGGAGCCTGCAGCGCTCCCAACACGGCTTTGACAGCTCCCCCCAAGAGCCGGAGACTTGGGAGAGAGAGGCTTTGTCAGGTGCTCTGTAGAAACACTGTTTATTCAAATGACAGGCAGGAAGCGGTGGCAGCAAGGGGTGAGGGCAGccaggtgggggctgggcaggtcAGCACTGCTCCCCTACATCCGTCATCCTGCGTCGACGGCCACCCCGCTGTTGGCACCAAGGTGGAAGTACTCGCCCTCCTCACCCTCCTGTCCCAAACTGAATAAATAGCATCCCTCTCCCCACGAGTGCGGGGAGACTCGCGTGCTGAACTTGGCCCCGCCGCAGCCCAGAGtcaggggagggcagaggctcAAAATGGCTTGTAGGGAGCAGAGCACAAAACTGCTCTcacctccttcttcctctccttcctccctgccacACGCCGGTCCCAGCCTGGTCCCAAGACAGGCGGTCAGTGAGGGCCTGGAGGGGAGGATTGTTGCCTAGCGCACACTGAGCTCAAGTTCACAAGGCCATCCAGCCTGTCGCCCATCCAGGCTGACCACCAAAGAGAACGTCAATTCACGCCACTTTATGGACAGAAAAGGAGGGGCAGGGAGTGAGGCAGTGGGCAGCCAGGTCTCTCCCAGCCTCAGAGGTAATCAGAGTCCTAGGAGCAGGCGCCCTACCGATCCATCTCGTCCAGGAGTGGGGTGGCATCGCCAGCAATAGACATGGGGGTGCTTTCGATCAtagggctgggggagggccgAGGGGTCAGCCGCTGCTTCTGTTTCCGCCGCTCCGCCTCCTTctcctgcagccactgctccgCCATCTTGCCCCAGTCGATGGCTGCATGGCTATTGGACCTGGAGGGAGAACCAGGGTGTGTGATACAAGGACTTAACTTGGCCTTCGGCTCGCCAGAAGAAAGCCCACCCCGCACTCCCTGGGAGGCTCCACGCTCGCAGAGATGGATCTCGCATCTGTGGACAGCAGTGTTCTGGCTTCTCCCAGAGACCAGCCCTCTGGGGGACACCCCCTGGCTTACGGCTGTCAGGAGATCCGGAGCACCCACCTCGACTAATGACCTGTCTGTCTACTGTCAGTATACTCACTTTGGCTGCTGCTGCCGTTGC from Cervus canadensis isolate Bull #8, Minnesota chromosome 1, ASM1932006v1, whole genome shotgun sequence includes:
- the PROCA1 gene encoding protein PROCA1 isoform X5, coding for MSITCEFKNADRCCWKHKCAGHIVHPFSSDCVHHDVHLHSLSHCDCDSRLKDCSEKTNSSSGDVGPTCSREVDSTCFDIIQSPCFELIPEEECVERFWYGWCKSYRPVSVAVIHHPIHHECGTDDLNQEEEEEEEEESKPPIPTQVVPTPTPTDTGMSMITGAPDSAAPITIWRSESPTGKSQGNRVIKKIKKKKEKDKEEETDEKEKAKVKKKVKKGKLTKKKSPVKSESPPDLSRSLSPRELARMSESSPDSRQDLESEDSYNDPGREEPSSEDIVESSSPRKREKNGVQVKKPGLKTSPVKKVNKRRSPPASNPNLS
- the PROCA1 gene encoding protein PROCA1 isoform X1 encodes the protein MWVRTTLRIERWTKEKTEDDTSSWDESSTDINRLPSWGRGHLLASVASSTDASTLSSEGEFKNADRCCWKHKCAGHIVHPFSSDCVHHDVHLHSLSHCDCDSRLKDCSEKTNSSSGDVGPTCSREVDSTCFDIIQSPCFELIPEEECVERFWYGWCKSYRPVSVAVIHHPIHHECGTDDLNQEEEEEEEEESKPPIPTQVVPTPTPTDTGMSMITGAPDSAAPITIWRSESPTGKSQGNRVIKKIKKKKEKDKEEETDEKEKAKVKKKVKKGKLTKKKSPVKSESPPDLSRSLSPRELARMSESSPDSRQDLESEDSYNDPGREEPSSEDIVESSSPRKREKNGVQVKKPGLKTSPVKKVNKRRSPPASNPNLS
- the PROCA1 gene encoding protein PROCA1 isoform X2, producing MSITYINRLPSWGRGHLLASVASSTDASTLSSEGEFKNADRCCWKHKCAGHIVHPFSSDCVHHDVHLHSLSHCDCDSRLKDCSEKTNSSSGDVGPTCSREVDSTCFDIIQSPCFELIPEEECVERFWYGWCKSYRPVSVAVIHHPIHHECGTDDLNQEEEEEEEEESKPPIPTQVVPTPTPTDTGMSMITGAPDSAAPITIWRSESPTGKSQGNRVIKKIKKKKEKDKEEETDEKEKAKVKKKVKKGKLTKKKSPVKSESPPDLSRSLSPRELARMSESSPDSRQDLESEDSYNDPGREEPSSEDIVESSSPRKREKNGVQVKKPGLKTSPVKKVNKRRSPPASNPNLS
- the PROCA1 gene encoding protein PROCA1 isoform X4; translated protein: MRTGLMHPSKRGEFKNADRCCWKHKCAGHIVHPFSSDCVHHDVHLHSLSHCDCDSRLKDCSEKTNSSSGDVGPTCSREVDSTCFDIIQSPCFELIPEEECVERFWYGWCKSYRPVSVAVIHHPIHHECGTDDLNQEEEEEEEEESKPPIPTQVVPTPTPTDTGMSMITGAPDSAAPITIWRSESPTGKSQGNRVIKKIKKKKEKDKEEETDEKEKAKVKKKVKKGKLTKKKSPVKSESPPDLSRSLSPRELARMSESSPDSRQDLESEDSYNDPGREEPSSEDIVESSSPRKREKNGVQVKKPGLKTSPVKKVNKRRSPPASNPNLS
- the PROCA1 gene encoding protein PROCA1 isoform X3 → MWVRTTLRIERWTKEKTEDDTSSWDESSTGEFKNADRCCWKHKCAGHIVHPFSSDCVHHDVHLHSLSHCDCDSRLKDCSEKTNSSSGDVGPTCSREVDSTCFDIIQSPCFELIPEEECVERFWYGWCKSYRPVSVAVIHHPIHHECGTDDLNQEEEEEEEEESKPPIPTQVVPTPTPTDTGMSMITGAPDSAAPITIWRSESPTGKSQGNRVIKKIKKKKEKDKEEETDEKEKAKVKKKVKKGKLTKKKSPVKSESPPDLSRSLSPRELARMSESSPDSRQDLESEDSYNDPGREEPSSEDIVESSSPRKREKNGVQVKKPGLKTSPVKKVNKRRSPPASNPNLS